A region from the Treponema pallidum subsp. pallidum str. Nichols genome encodes:
- the trhA gene encoding PAQR family membrane homeostasis protein TrhA, protein MEKIVNADGSDAICPASAACAKSIRSYQESYSLGEEIANAVTHGIGVGLSIVALVLLVVRAVHYTPADLTARYVVGFSVFGSSLIVLYLCSTLYHALPRGAKYVFGVIDHCCIYVLIAGTYTASCLTTLYGAIGWTVFGVIWGLACSGSVIYSVFGHRVRWLSLVMYIAMGWLVVFVAKPLRERLPEISFLFLVLGGVLYTVGCVFYALKRIKWTHTIWHMFVIGGSVMHFFSLYLSF, encoded by the coding sequence GTGGAAAAAATTGTTAACGCAGACGGATCGGATGCTATCTGTCCTGCGTCTGCGGCCTGTGCTAAGTCCATACGATCTTACCAGGAGAGCTATTCTCTTGGTGAGGAAATCGCAAATGCAGTCACCCACGGTATCGGTGTCGGACTATCCATCGTTGCACTGGTGCTCCTGGTGGTGCGTGCAGTGCACTATACGCCGGCTGACTTGACGGCTCGCTATGTTGTTGGTTTTAGTGTCTTTGGCTCCTCACTCATTGTGCTGTACCTGTGCTCTACGCTGTACCATGCTCTGCCTCGTGGAGCGAAGTATGTGTTCGGTGTTATTGATCACTGTTGTATTTACGTGCTCATTGCAGGTACGTATACTGCGAGTTGCCTGACTACACTGTACGGCGCGATCGGATGGACTGTTTTTGGGGTTATTTGGGGATTAGCGTGTAGTGGGAGCGTAATATACTCCGTGTTTGGGCATCGGGTACGGTGGCTGTCTCTCGTGATGTATATAGCGATGGGGTGGCTGGTAGTGTTTGTAGCAAAGCCGTTGCGGGAACGGCTCCCTGAGATTAGCTTTCTGTTTTTGGTATTAGGAGGCGTGCTCTACACGGTTGGTTGTGTATTCTACGCACTCAAGAGAATAAAGTGGACGCATACTATCTGGCATATGTTCGTCATCGGCGGTAGCGTCATGCATTTTTTTTCGCTGTATTTAAGCTTTTAA